From the Leptolyngbya sp. O-77 genome, one window contains:
- the wbaP gene encoding undecaprenyl-phosphate galactose phosphotransferase WbaP, producing the protein MQLNRTLRPALSALSISTRTVPTLVGMIGSDLLMLSLAGTISVYLRWFLDGKFQPILYWQLLPLMGLFVVVYAAIGLYPGVAQSPIDEFRCVTIGTSLVYFLLGVTIFLRQSGEVYSRGIFVMAWLLSIVLVLIGRSLTRHWFARKRWWGYPVVVLGAGKTGEMVVRTLQKRPRIGLRPVVVLDDDPAKHGSLHGVPVMGGIDLAPVIARSRHIPYAIVAMPGVPRVRLLDVIEQHTQTFAHLLVIPDLFDFSSLWVEARDMGGILGLEVRQQLLLPGPRLVKFALDRVITLFGGLLVLPFIILIAVLIRLDSPGPIFYGQTRIGQNGEPFKAWKFRSMVQNADQVLQDYLDAHPKLRRSWERDHKLRRDPRVTRVGRFLRQTSLDELPQLWNILRGEMSLVGPRPIVDEEIPRYGEKFALYTKVTPGLTGLWQVSGRNNLSYKERVNLDAYYVRNWSVWLDLYILMRTVWVVLSGEGAY; encoded by the coding sequence ATGCAACTTAACCGAACCCTACGTCCGGCGCTATCTGCTTTGAGCATTTCCACCCGCACCGTTCCAACGCTGGTGGGAATGATTGGCTCTGATTTGCTAATGCTGAGTCTGGCAGGAACAATTAGCGTCTATTTGCGCTGGTTTCTCGATGGCAAGTTTCAGCCGATCCTCTACTGGCAACTGCTGCCACTGATGGGACTGTTTGTGGTCGTGTATGCCGCAATTGGGCTGTATCCTGGTGTGGCTCAGAGTCCCATTGATGAGTTTCGCTGCGTCACCATTGGCACGAGCCTGGTGTATTTTCTGCTGGGTGTGACGATTTTTTTGCGGCAGAGCGGTGAGGTCTACTCACGCGGCATTTTTGTGATGGCGTGGCTGTTGTCTATCGTGCTGGTGCTGATTGGGCGATCGCTCACGCGGCACTGGTTTGCCCGCAAGCGCTGGTGGGGCTACCCGGTAGTGGTGCTGGGCGCAGGCAAGACGGGCGAAATGGTCGTGCGGACGCTGCAAAAGCGACCCCGCATTGGGCTGCGCCCGGTGGTGGTGCTGGATGACGACCCCGCCAAGCACGGCTCGCTGCACGGGGTTCCGGTGATGGGCGGCATTGATCTGGCTCCCGTCATCGCGCGATCGCGCCACATTCCCTATGCCATTGTGGCCATGCCCGGCGTGCCCCGCGTCCGTTTGTTAGACGTAATTGAGCAGCACACCCAAACCTTTGCCCACCTGCTGGTGATTCCCGATTTATTCGACTTTTCTAGCCTCTGGGTCGAAGCGCGGGACATGGGCGGCATTTTGGGACTAGAGGTGCGGCAGCAGTTGCTCTTGCCAGGGCCGCGCCTGGTCAAGTTTGCGCTCGATCGCGTCATTACCCTGTTTGGCGGGCTGCTGGTGCTGCCGTTTATCATCCTGATTGCGGTGCTAATTCGGCTCGATTCGCCCGGCCCCATCTTCTACGGGCAAACCCGCATCGGGCAAAACGGCGAACCCTTTAAGGCGTGGAAATTTCGCTCGATGGTGCAAAACGCCGACCAGGTTTTGCAGGATTATCTGGACGCTCACCCCAAGCTGCGCCGCTCCTGGGAACGGGATCACAAGCTGCGCCGCGATCCGCGGGTTACCCGCGTCGGGCGGTTTTTGCGACAGACCAGCCTGGATGAATTGCCCCAGCTTTGGAATATCCTGCGCGGCGAAATGAGCCTGGTGGGGCCGCGCCCGATTGTGGATGAGGAGATTCCGCGCTATGGCGAAAAATTTGCCCTGTATACAAAGGTCACGCCGGGGTTGACGGGGCTGTGGCAGGTGTCGGGGCGCAACAATTTGTCCTATAAAGAGCGGGTGAATCTGGATGCCTACTACGTCCGCAACTGGTCGGTATGGCTGGATTTGTATATCCTGATGCGGACGGTGTGGGTGGTGCTGTCGGGCGAAGGGGCGTACTGA
- a CDS encoding GAF domain-containing protein, whose translation MNPEQSLPPPESGDAVTGFPIRPSIYDERIGNPAARPLTELEANPVLQVLFGLSFDAVLAFDDAGYCRAANSAASNLLELPVDVLCRRRLQDFVPPECQSETAWAQFLRDRQQSGQTLISTADGRLRQVAYRAIAACTAPDLHLAILRDLGEANDSENDPEKEAETLEGRSLADMQQTLATEQQAIERERFITRLAQTIRQSLDLQTMLHATVEQVRHFLTVDRVLIYQFQPDWSGKVVAESVARDPLSLLDRVIEDPCFAASLSLPDSHPYVSGRIHRVNDVQRDDLSDCYREMLTQLQVRAVLIIPIVVKDRLWGLLVSHHCTAPHQWDALSEDLLQQLSTQLAIGISQAELYRQTQQQAQKEQLVNQLVQSVRNSLDLQTVFANATTAIGEMLRLDRAELVRYQPEQGCWINVCSYRNRPELPDANGVVIPDAGNPIAAGLKQLQVMHVSSLANEPDPISQSFAEHFPGAWMLVPIPRIGIAETEAAERRVWGSLSLNYQQPSRQWQSWELETVQAVVDQLAIAIQQAGLYQSVQRLNDDLEHQVAHRTAQLQQALEFEALLKRITDKVRDSLDETQILQGVVEEVGRGLPNILCCRTATYSPDLQSSIIGYEYTTWLPSAEGEVVQFADKPDLYRQLLAGLSFQFCQLVPDSVPQMQTSLTVLAFPVFDDQGILGDIWLFRERQQWFNDAEIRLVQQVATQCAIAIRQARLYYTSLSQVEELERLNRLKDDFLSTVSHELRTPIASIKMSIQLLEIHLDRLGILGDRSNPITRYFQILQDECQRESNLINNLLDLSHLDAEVDPLLPSEVRLDLWVPHIAEAFIEQTRNNQQQLFINVAANLPLLITDSSYLERILTELLTNACKYTPAGERITVEARPWNRPRRQEQSGQAFTDPTEPTAPNTPTLFQICVTNTGVEIPAAERDRIFDRFYRIPSNDPWRYGGTGLGLALVRRLVERLRGAIAVESSHTEDSRGETRFIVTLPSLEMPLGE comes from the coding sequence ATGAACCCTGAACAGTCTCTTCCACCTCCGGAGTCTGGCGACGCTGTTACGGGTTTTCCCATCCGTCCGTCCATCTACGATGAGCGCATCGGAAACCCAGCCGCCAGACCACTCACCGAGCTTGAAGCGAATCCCGTCTTGCAAGTCCTCTTTGGGCTGTCTTTTGACGCAGTGCTGGCGTTTGACGATGCGGGCTATTGTCGAGCTGCCAACTCAGCCGCCAGCAATCTTCTGGAATTGCCTGTGGATGTGCTGTGTCGGCGGCGACTCCAGGATTTTGTGCCTCCAGAGTGCCAGTCTGAAACTGCCTGGGCCCAATTTCTGCGGGATCGCCAGCAGTCTGGGCAAACACTGATTTCGACAGCCGATGGACGCTTGCGACAGGTTGCCTATCGGGCGATCGCCGCCTGCACTGCGCCAGATTTACACTTGGCAATTTTGCGAGATCTGGGCGAGGCAAATGACTCTGAAAATGATCCTGAAAAAGAGGCCGAAACCTTGGAGGGGCGATCGCTGGCTGACATGCAGCAGACCCTCGCAACCGAACAGCAGGCAATTGAGCGAGAGCGCTTCATTACCCGGCTAGCACAAACCATCCGCCAGTCGCTCGATTTGCAGACTATGCTCCACGCCACAGTGGAACAGGTACGACACTTCCTCACGGTAGATCGGGTGCTGATCTACCAGTTTCAGCCCGACTGGAGCGGCAAAGTCGTCGCCGAGTCGGTCGCCCGCGACCCTTTATCACTGCTCGATCGAGTCATCGAAGATCCCTGCTTCGCAGCATCCTTGTCCCTCCCCGACTCGCATCCCTACGTGAGTGGCCGCATCCATCGCGTCAACGATGTGCAGCGTGATGATCTGTCGGACTGCTATCGAGAGATGTTGACCCAGCTTCAGGTGCGGGCGGTGCTGATCATTCCCATTGTTGTAAAAGATCGGCTATGGGGACTGTTGGTGTCTCACCATTGCACCGCGCCGCACCAGTGGGATGCCCTCAGCGAAGACCTGCTGCAACAGCTCAGCACCCAACTGGCGATTGGCATTTCCCAGGCCGAACTGTATCGACAAACTCAACAGCAAGCCCAAAAGGAACAGCTTGTAAACCAGCTTGTCCAATCTGTTCGCAATTCTCTAGATTTGCAAACGGTTTTCGCCAACGCCACGACTGCAATCGGCGAAATGCTGCGGCTCGACCGGGCGGAACTGGTGCGCTATCAGCCCGAACAAGGCTGCTGGATCAACGTATGCAGCTATCGCAACCGCCCAGAATTGCCTGATGCCAACGGGGTGGTCATTCCCGATGCAGGCAATCCAATCGCAGCCGGGCTAAAACAACTCCAAGTCATGCACGTTAGCAGCTTGGCCAATGAACCCGACCCCATTAGTCAATCCTTTGCGGAGCATTTTCCGGGTGCGTGGATGCTGGTTCCGATTCCCCGAATTGGCATAGCCGAAACGGAGGCGGCAGAGCGGCGGGTGTGGGGGTCGCTATCGCTGAACTATCAGCAACCGTCGCGGCAGTGGCAAAGTTGGGAGTTGGAAACGGTGCAGGCGGTGGTGGATCAATTGGCGATCGCCATTCAGCAGGCAGGTCTGTATCAGTCAGTGCAGCGACTGAATGATGACCTGGAGCATCAGGTCGCGCACCGCACTGCTCAATTGCAGCAGGCGCTAGAGTTTGAGGCACTGCTAAAGCGAATTACTGACAAAGTGCGCGACAGCCTGGACGAAACCCAGATTTTGCAGGGTGTGGTGGAGGAAGTGGGGCGCGGATTGCCCAACATTCTGTGCTGTAGGACTGCGACCTACAGCCCTGATTTGCAAAGCAGCATCATTGGCTATGAATACACAACCTGGCTGCCCAGCGCCGAAGGAGAGGTCGTGCAGTTTGCCGACAAACCGGATTTATATCGACAACTGCTGGCTGGGCTGTCCTTTCAGTTTTGCCAGCTTGTCCCCGATTCTGTGCCCCAGATGCAAACGTCTCTGACAGTTTTGGCATTTCCGGTGTTTGACGACCAGGGCATCTTGGGCGATATCTGGCTATTTCGAGAGCGCCAGCAGTGGTTTAACGATGCGGAGATTCGCCTAGTGCAGCAGGTCGCAACGCAATGTGCGATCGCCATCCGGCAGGCCCGACTTTATTACACATCGCTGTCTCAGGTCGAAGAGCTAGAGCGGCTCAATCGCCTTAAGGACGACTTTCTCAGCACTGTTTCCCATGAGCTACGCACGCCCATCGCTAGCATCAAGATGTCGATTCAGCTTTTGGAAATTCACCTGGATCGGCTGGGCATTTTGGGCGATCGCAGCAACCCCATCACGCGCTATTTCCAAATCTTGCAAGACGAGTGCCAGCGCGAATCAAACCTGATCAACAACCTGCTGGATCTGTCGCATCTCGATGCCGAGGTCGATCCGCTGTTGCCTAGCGAAGTCCGCCTCGATCTCTGGGTGCCGCACATTGCCGAAGCGTTTATCGAGCAAACCCGCAACAATCAGCAGCAGTTGTTTATCAACGTTGCAGCAAACTTGCCCCTGCTAATCACCGACTCGTCCTACCTGGAGCGCATTTTGACAGAACTGCTGACCAACGCCTGCAAGTATACCCCCGCTGGAGAGCGCATCACCGTCGAAGCCAGACCGTGGAACCGACCGCGCCGCCAGGAGCAGAGTGGACAAGCTTTCACCGACCCAACCGAGCCAACCGCCCCCAACACGCCGACCCTCTTCCAAATCTGCGTTACCAACACTGGGGTCGAAATTCCCGCAGCAGAGCGCGATCGCATTTTTGATCGGTTCTATCGCATTCCCAGCAACGACCCCTGGCGCTATGGCGGCACAGGGCTGGGGCTGGCGTTGGTCAGGCGGCTGGTGGAGCGACTCAGGGGGGCGATCGCCGTTGAAAGTAGCCACACCGAAGACAGTCGAGGAGAAACCCGCTTTATCGTTACGCTGCCTAGCTTAGAGATGCCACTGGGGGAGTAA
- a CDS encoding DNA gyrase subunit A: MARQLNLSAGQVVATALHTEVQQSYLEYAMSVIVGRALPDVRDGLKPVHRRILYAMHELGLTPDRPFRKCARVVGDVLGKYHPHGDQAVYDALVRMVQDFSSRYPLLGGHGNFGSGRRRPAPPPCATPKRASPPSAMRRC; encoded by the coding sequence ATGGCTAGACAGCTCAACCTCTCCGCCGGCCAAGTAGTGGCCACAGCGCTGCATACCGAAGTGCAGCAGTCCTACCTGGAATACGCCATGAGCGTCATCGTGGGGCGGGCGCTGCCAGATGTGCGCGACGGGCTAAAACCCGTACATCGCCGCATCCTCTACGCCATGCACGAACTGGGACTCACGCCCGATCGCCCCTTCCGAAAATGCGCCCGCGTCGTGGGCGACGTGCTGGGCAAATATCACCCCCACGGCGACCAGGCGGTGTACGACGCGCTGGTGCGGATGGTGCAGGATTTCTCCAGCCGCTACCCGCTACTGGGCGGACACGGCAACTTTGGCTCGGGTAGACGACGACCCGCCCCGCCGCCATGCGCTACACCGAAACGCGCCTCGCCGCCATCAGCCATGAGGCGCTGCTAG
- a CDS encoding O-antigen ligase family protein, with the protein MRFWGRSRSLRSLWNSVWNSVWHLFWVSLMAMPYVSYVGLLGMVAVTARLWRRFRRAGLDRFTGGGLLLLSGLLLLSAVFAYDRGEALLQLANFLPYFLFFAILPYLLNRVERLAQIALGLVLVAIPINLISLVEYIIKIPRMPVWWRHFPLFRWIRSAPHKGRAMVMFEHPNAMGSFLVLVMALGLGLILYRLALDRAVVPHSLPDSAESVWSNHQPDAQNAGAEALQSVPLRLISGATLLNLLGIFCSGSRNALLLAVLQLLCFALMVARSSWKTVAAALGGLVVLIGGAAVIGIGGRSLDLSTWADDPRVKLWGAAVQMIGGHPWLGWGLGNYKLVYPQYLTPDLMALSDFQDISHAHNLWLTLAVEAGIPAMLLLTLLVGRICARGVRQFLSQNFQAPERGILFGYLLGFFSSVGFALFDVPLYDSRVNVLNWVLLAGIFSFAAKRSAHSSPLP; encoded by the coding sequence ATGCGGTTTTGGGGGCGATCGCGCTCCCTGCGCTCTCTATGGAACTCTGTATGGAACTCTGTATGGCATCTATTTTGGGTCAGCCTGATGGCGATGCCCTACGTCTCCTACGTGGGGCTGCTGGGCATGGTGGCCGTGACGGCGCGGCTATGGCGGCGGTTTCGGCGGGCGGGGCTAGACAGGTTTACAGGCGGCGGATTGCTGCTGCTGAGCGGGCTGCTGCTGCTGAGTGCGGTATTTGCTTACGACCGGGGCGAAGCGCTGCTGCAACTGGCGAATTTTTTGCCCTACTTCCTGTTTTTCGCCATTCTGCCGTACTTGTTGAACCGCGTTGAACGGCTTGCCCAGATTGCGCTGGGGTTGGTTCTGGTTGCCATTCCCATCAACCTGATCAGCCTGGTGGAATATATCATCAAAATTCCCCGAATGCCCGTTTGGTGGCGGCATTTTCCGCTGTTTCGCTGGATTCGTTCCGCCCCCCACAAGGGTCGGGCAATGGTGATGTTCGAACATCCCAATGCGATGGGCAGCTTTTTGGTGCTGGTGATGGCGCTGGGGTTGGGGCTGATCCTCTATCGGCTGGCGCTGGATCGGGCCGTTGTGCCACACAGTCTGCCAGACTCCGCAGAGTCCGTTTGGTCAAACCACCAACCCGACGCACAAAACGCTGGGGCAGAGGCCCTCCAGTCTGTTCCCCTGCGTTTGATTTCCGGCGCGACCTTGCTCAACCTGCTGGGCATTTTTTGCTCAGGCTCTCGCAATGCCCTGCTGCTGGCGGTGTTGCAACTGCTATGCTTTGCGCTGATGGTGGCGCGGTCGAGCTGGAAAACGGTAGCGGCGGCGCTGGGTGGGCTAGTCGTCCTAATCGGTGGAGCAGCGGTGATTGGCATTGGCGGGCGATCGCTCGACTTATCCACCTGGGCCGACGATCCGCGAGTGAAACTCTGGGGCGCAGCAGTGCAGATGATTGGCGGCCATCCCTGGCTCGGCTGGGGTCTGGGCAACTACAAGCTGGTGTATCCGCAGTACCTCACGCCCGACCTGATGGCGCTGTCAGATTTTCAGGACATCTCCCATGCCCACAATCTGTGGCTGACCCTGGCCGTGGAGGCAGGCATTCCGGCAATGCTGCTGCTGACGCTGCTGGTGGGGCGGATCTGTGCGCGGGGCGTGCGGCAATTTTTGTCTCAAAACTTCCAAGCCCCAGAGCGCGGCATTCTGTTCGGCTATCTCCTAGGCTTCTTCAGCAGCGTTGGCTTTGCGCTGTTCGACGTGCCGCTATACGATTCGCGGGTCAACGTGCTGAACTGGGTGCTGCTAGCAGGAATTTTTAGTTTTGCTGCCAAGAGATCAGCCCATTCCTCGCCTCTACCCTAG
- a CDS encoding tetratricopeptide repeat protein: MALPLALGAGFWARPAIAQALIPHVPQLDYARMEQQGLSLAQEAAQLAQFQQYELALIRAQLATQLVPQNGQVWALLGSLYLQVGQGEKAIAPLLKAESLSREDPAILFALGTAYFRAENYARSVEYLRKGLALKDDEPGAWFDLGNAYYMQKQYANAIESYEKSVELQEDFWPSINNIGLVLYEMGDIDGALEKWREAIAIDGTQAEPQLAVAVALFVQGKQEEALTTGEAALSLDDRYAEIDFLRENLWGDRLIEQTRRFLQLPRIRETLAQIRQSGG, translated from the coding sequence TTGGCTCTGCCGTTGGCGTTGGGCGCAGGCTTTTGGGCGCGTCCGGCGATCGCCCAGGCGTTGATTCCCCATGTGCCCCAGTTGGACTATGCCCGGATGGAGCAGCAAGGGCTAAGTCTGGCCCAGGAGGCGGCGCAACTCGCGCAGTTTCAGCAATATGAGCTGGCGCTGATTCGGGCGCAGTTGGCGACGCAGCTTGTGCCCCAGAACGGGCAGGTGTGGGCGCTGCTGGGCAGCCTGTATCTGCAAGTGGGTCAGGGTGAGAAGGCGATCGCCCCTTTGCTCAAGGCCGAATCGCTCAGCCGGGAAGATCCGGCGATTTTATTTGCCCTGGGCACAGCCTATTTCCGTGCAGAAAACTATGCCCGCTCGGTGGAATACCTGCGAAAGGGGCTGGCGCTCAAGGACGACGAACCCGGCGCATGGTTTGACCTGGGCAATGCCTACTACATGCAAAAACAATACGCTAACGCGATCGAGAGCTACGAAAAGTCGGTCGAGCTTCAGGAAGACTTTTGGCCGTCCATCAACAACATCGGGCTGGTGCTGTATGAAATGGGCGACATCGACGGGGCGCTGGAGAAATGGCGCGAGGCGATCGCCATCGACGGCACCCAGGCCGAGCCGCAGCTTGCGGTCGCAGTGGCGCTGTTTGTGCAGGGCAAACAGGAAGAAGCCCTGACCACTGGCGAAGCCGCCCTCAGCCTGGACGACCGCTACGCCGAGATCGACTTTTTGCGAGAAAACCTGTGGGGCGATCGCCTGATTGAGCAAACCCGACGGTTCCTTCAGCTTCCCCGGATACGCGAGACGCTGGCGCAGATTCGGCAGTCGGGTGGTTAA
- a CDS encoding DNA topoisomerase (ATP-hydrolyzing) subunit A: MRYTETRLAAISHEALLAEIGEATVDFIPNFDNSQQEPVVLPAQLPTLLLNGSSGIAVGMATNIPPHNLGEVVDGLVALIDNPDLPDDQLFALIPGPDFPTGGEIVGTEGIRDAYTTGRGSIAIRGIAQFEEIQPGRGRHRRTAIVVTELPFQVNKAAWIEKIADLVNQARIEGIQDIRDESDRDGMRVVIELKREANPQRVLSQLYKMTPLQSNFGAIFLALADGQPRQMPLRELLQQFLTFREETLTRQYNYELSKAESHIHILEGLLRALANLDRVIEILRNAPDGGAAKIQFREEFDFSDRQCDAILSMPLRRLTGLEQQKLQTEYDETAARMQELRTLLSNRRELLKSLKKDLRALKKKFADPRRTRLQTETERLEEAETLADIAEEVIEEEVVLEFTQRGYVRRSTPKAFERQQTKQDDLPPKTLIDSEDPALQTESALTTQELLVLTRSGKAYTLKVGDIPPTSRQSRGTPLVTLLPPGAQTGEDAIVAQFVLAPEFLESLDLVMLTAQGRIKRVPLAEFTNLTGRGLTALKLKDGDALQFALLAAEGEQLVLATAGGRMLRFEINEDQLPVQSRTAQRLQAIRLGKQETLAGCVALTANDEILLISRQGMGKRLPVRSLRLANRGDLGQALQFVAKTDAVVGLVPAYDGTMVTVLTSGDRLARLPAESFPCGATSGEKLLKLTKNEFITTLIPALLPAEDETEDTQDEG, encoded by the coding sequence ATGCGCTACACCGAAACGCGCCTCGCCGCCATCAGCCATGAGGCGCTGCTAGCGGAAATTGGCGAAGCCACGGTCGATTTCATCCCCAACTTTGACAACTCGCAGCAGGAACCCGTCGTGCTGCCGGCCCAGTTGCCAACACTGCTGCTGAATGGCTCCTCCGGCATCGCCGTGGGCATGGCGACGAATATTCCGCCGCACAACCTGGGCGAAGTGGTGGACGGGCTGGTAGCGCTCATCGACAATCCCGACCTGCCCGATGACCAGCTTTTTGCGCTGATTCCTGGCCCCGACTTCCCCACAGGCGGCGAAATCGTGGGCACGGAGGGAATCCGCGATGCCTATACCACTGGGCGCGGCAGCATCGCCATACGCGGCATTGCTCAGTTTGAAGAAATTCAGCCAGGGCGCGGTCGCCATCGCCGCACGGCCATCGTGGTTACAGAGCTGCCCTTCCAAGTGAACAAGGCCGCCTGGATTGAGAAAATTGCCGATCTGGTGAACCAGGCACGGATTGAAGGAATTCAGGATATCCGCGATGAGAGCGATCGCGACGGAATGCGAGTGGTCATTGAACTCAAGCGCGAGGCCAACCCCCAGCGGGTGCTGAGCCAGCTTTACAAAATGACCCCCCTGCAAAGCAACTTTGGCGCAATTTTCCTGGCGCTGGCCGATGGACAGCCGCGCCAGATGCCGCTGCGGGAACTGCTGCAACAGTTTCTCACCTTCCGCGAAGAAACCCTCACCCGCCAATACAACTACGAGCTAAGCAAGGCAGAGAGCCATATTCACATCCTAGAAGGGCTGCTGCGGGCGCTGGCAAATTTGGATCGGGTGATTGAAATTTTGCGAAACGCACCCGATGGTGGCGCGGCCAAGATCCAGTTTCGAGAAGAGTTCGACTTTAGCGATCGCCAGTGTGATGCCATTCTCTCCATGCCGCTGCGTCGCCTCACCGGGCTAGAACAGCAAAAACTCCAGACCGAATACGACGAAACCGCCGCCCGGATGCAGGAACTCCGCACCCTGCTGAGCAACCGCCGGGAACTGCTGAAATCTCTGAAAAAAGACCTGCGGGCCCTCAAGAAAAAATTTGCTGACCCGCGCCGTACCCGCCTGCAAACGGAAACCGAGCGGCTCGAAGAAGCCGAAACTCTTGCAGACATTGCCGAAGAGGTGATCGAAGAGGAGGTGGTGCTGGAGTTTACCCAGCGGGGCTATGTGCGCCGCTCTACGCCCAAAGCCTTCGAGCGGCAGCAGACCAAGCAAGACGACCTGCCACCCAAAACGCTGATCGACAGCGAAGACCCGGCGCTGCAAACCGAGTCCGCCCTGACTACTCAAGAGTTGCTCGTGCTGACCCGCAGCGGCAAGGCCTACACCCTCAAGGTGGGCGACATTCCTCCCACCTCGCGCCAGTCGCGGGGAACGCCCCTGGTGACGCTGCTGCCACCAGGAGCGCAGACTGGAGAAGATGCGATCGTGGCGCAGTTTGTACTGGCTCCAGAGTTTTTGGAAAGCCTAGATTTGGTGATGCTGACAGCCCAAGGACGGATCAAGCGGGTGCCGCTGGCAGAGTTTACCAACTTGACGGGGCGCGGGCTGACGGCCCTGAAGCTAAAAGATGGTGATGCACTGCAATTTGCGCTGCTGGCGGCTGAGGGTGAACAACTCGTCTTAGCAACAGCAGGCGGACGGATGCTGCGATTTGAGATTAACGAAGACCAGCTTCCGGTGCAAAGCCGCACGGCACAGAGATTGCAGGCCATTCGCCTGGGCAAGCAGGAAACCCTGGCGGGCTGCGTCGCGCTGACGGCGAACGACGAGATCCTGCTGATTTCGCGCCAGGGCATGGGCAAGCGGCTGCCCGTGCGGAGCCTGCGTCTGGCAAATCGTGGCGACTTGGGTCAGGCGCTCCAGTTTGTGGCCAAGACGGATGCGGTGGTGGGGCTAGTGCCTGCCTACGACGGGACGATGGTGACCGTGCTGACCAGTGGCGATCGCCTCGCCCGCCTTCCCGCCGAGTCTTTCCCCTGTGGTGCGACGAGCGGCGAGAAACTGCTGAAGCTGACCAAAAACGAGTTTATTACTACCCTCATTCCAGCTCTCTTGCCCGCCGAAGATGAGACCGAAGATACTCAGGATGAAGGCTAG
- a CDS encoding response regulator: MKTVLIVEDDLINARVFSKILTKRGGLGGSHTENVDEVMEIATARAADIILMDVSLSHSVYQGKPVDGIKITQMLKADPKTADLPIILVTAHAMEGDRENFLKQSGADDYISKPVVDHQRFVEQIMSLLPQE; this comes from the coding sequence ATGAAGACAGTTCTAATTGTTGAAGACGACTTAATTAACGCTCGCGTCTTTTCCAAGATTTTGACCAAGCGGGGCGGGCTTGGAGGTTCGCACACCGAGAATGTGGATGAGGTCATGGAAATTGCGACGGCGCGAGCAGCAGACATTATTTTGATGGATGTGTCGCTGTCGCACAGTGTCTATCAGGGCAAGCCCGTTGACGGCATCAAGATTACCCAAATGCTGAAGGCTGATCCCAAAACGGCGGATTTGCCGATTATTCTGGTTACGGCTCATGCGATGGAGGGCGATCGCGAGAATTTCCTGAAGCAGAGCGGAGCCGACGACTATATCTCCAAGCCCGTGGTGGATCACCAGCGGTTTGTTGAGCAAATCATGTCGCTGCTGCCCCAAGAGTAA
- a CDS encoding glycoside hydrolase family 10 protein: MKFRQFYSTFRRETPFSAFLAGVFTAFQRHPFRSWRTRLIALGLALSMLLHLPLSGMAQSALPTTELRGVWLTNIDSDVLFSSDRLSEGLRRLSRLHFNSIYPTVWNWGYTLYPSATAERVIGRRVDPHSGLQQRDMLAEAVQQGHRLGLAVVPWFEFGFMAPADSELARRHPDWLTQRRDGSQVVMEGIWPRVWMNPFHPQVQEFILSLIAELAANYEIDGLQLDDHFGLPAELGYDPYTVKLYQQEHQGQSPPADPHDAEWTRWRADRISALMVRLFETAKSYRPDCLVALSPNTQDYAYRHYLQDWKTWERRGYVEELIIQIYRDNLSSFAAELSRPEIVEARSHIPVAIGILAGLKDRPARPEVIRQQVFAVRQQGFAGVSFFFYETLYGRDRTLRTLFPRAAQRPRVG; encoded by the coding sequence GTGAAATTTCGACAGTTCTACTCTACTTTCCGGCGAGAAACTCCTTTTTCTGCCTTTCTTGCCGGCGTTTTCACTGCCTTTCAACGGCATCCGTTTCGCTCCTGGCGCACGAGGCTAATCGCGCTGGGTCTGGCGCTGTCGATGCTGCTTCACCTGCCGCTGAGCGGGATGGCGCAGTCTGCGCTGCCCACGACGGAGCTGCGCGGCGTTTGGCTCACCAATATCGACAGCGATGTGCTGTTTTCGAGCGATCGCCTCTCCGAGGGACTCCGCCGCCTCTCGCGCCTGCATTTCAACAGCATCTATCCCACTGTCTGGAACTGGGGCTACACGCTCTATCCCAGCGCCACTGCCGAGCGCGTCATCGGGCGACGGGTCGATCCGCACTCCGGGTTGCAGCAGCGCGATATGCTTGCCGAAGCGGTGCAGCAGGGCCACCGCCTGGGTCTGGCCGTGGTTCCCTGGTTCGAGTTTGGCTTTATGGCTCCGGCTGATTCAGAACTGGCGCGACGGCATCCCGACTGGCTGACGCAGCGGCGTGATGGCTCCCAAGTGGTGATGGAGGGCATTTGGCCCCGCGTCTGGATGAACCCATTCCATCCGCAGGTGCAGGAATTCATCTTGAGCTTAATTGCCGAACTCGCCGCCAATTACGAAATCGACGGGCTGCAACTGGACGACCACTTTGGGCTACCCGCCGAACTGGGCTACGACCCCTACACTGTCAAGCTATATCAGCAGGAGCATCAGGGCCAGTCGCCGCCCGCCGACCCCCACGATGCGGAATGGACGCGCTGGCGGGCCGATCGCATCTCTGCTCTAATGGTGCGCCTGTTTGAAACCGCGAAATCCTACCGCCCCGACTGCCTGGTCGCTCTATCGCCCAACACCCAGGACTATGCCTATCGCCACTATCTGCAAGACTGGAAGACCTGGGAGCGGCGCGGCTATGTAGAAGAACTGATTATTCAAATCTATCGGGATAACCTGTCTAGCTTTGCCGCCGAACTCAGCCGCCCCGAAATTGTCGAAGCCCGCAGCCACATTCCCGTCGCCATCGGCATTCTCGCCGGACTCAAAGACCGCCCCGCCCGCCCAGAGGTGATCCGCCAGCAGGTCTTTGCCGTCCGGCAACAGGGCTTTGCGGGGGTGTCGTTCTTCTTCTACGAAACGCTATACGGGCGCGATCGCACGCTCCGCACACTATTTCCCAGAGCAGCCCAGCGACCGAGGGTGGGGTGA